A section of the Nitrososphaerota archaeon genome encodes:
- a CDS encoding ATP-binding cassette domain-containing protein — MASDSFAVNVRDLSKRFGDKVAVDSVSFEVKRSEVFGFLGPNGAGKTTTIKMLTTLLPPTSGQAKILGLDLRSEGKKIRQRIGVVQQQDSFDQGLNVETSMNLYGLVWNVPKRLRRRRIDELIERFEMQEFRKKSVVDLSGGQRRRLQVAREFIHDMDLLFLDEPTVGLDPLARRAFLDFFKEKVNEGLTIFFTTHIIEEAEYLCDRIAVINEGKIVEVDTPGNLKRRFGSAKAVEFRLLEGVSKNLFEELSSAEAVDKLVLDELSGTYRAATSKPELVIPELYRLADKLNLHISSIYIAETTLEDAFISLVKNGSGNDSGHVHSGEKSYVASPPRGG; from the coding sequence TTGGCTAGCGACAGTTTTGCGGTCAATGTTAGGGATCTGTCCAAGCGTTTCGGGGACAAGGTTGCAGTTGACAGCGTGAGCTTTGAGGTTAAGCGATCCGAGGTCTTTGGGTTTCTTGGCCCTAACGGTGCAGGCAAGACTACTACGATAAAGATGCTTACCACACTGCTGCCTCCAACGTCTGGGCAAGCTAAGATTCTGGGGCTGGATCTGAGGAGCGAGGGGAAGAAGATTCGGCAGCGCATAGGAGTTGTGCAGCAGCAGGATAGTTTTGATCAAGGGTTGAATGTTGAGACAAGCATGAACCTCTACGGTTTGGTCTGGAATGTGCCGAAGCGGTTGCGGAGGAGACGTATTGATGAGCTTATTGAGAGGTTTGAGATGCAGGAGTTCAGGAAGAAGTCTGTAGTCGATTTGTCCGGTGGGCAGCGGAGGAGGCTTCAAGTTGCCCGAGAATTTATCCATGATATGGATCTGCTCTTCCTTGATGAGCCTACTGTCGGCTTAGATCCTCTTGCTAGAAGGGCTTTCCTAGACTTCTTCAAAGAGAAGGTGAATGAGGGGCTCACCATCTTCTTCACCACTCACATCATAGAGGAGGCGGAGTATCTCTGTGACAGGATAGCGGTGATAAACGAGGGAAAAATAGTTGAGGTTGATACACCTGGGAACCTGAAGCGCCGGTTTGGAAGCGCTAAGGCCGTTGAGTTCAGGCTGCTTGAAGGCGTCTCGAAGAATCTTTTCGAAGAATTATCCTCAGCCGAAGCGGTGGATAAACTGGTTTTGGACGAGTTGAGCGGCACCTACAGAGCAGCCACATCCAAGCCGGAGCTAGTGATACCTGAGCTCTACAGGCTCGCTGACAAGCTTAACCTGCACATCTCCTCGATCTACATAGCTGAAACTACGCTTGAAGATGCGTTCATCAGCCTGGTTAAGAACGGCTCAGGAAACGATTCCGGTCACGTGCACAGCGGTGAGAAGAGCTACGTTGCCTCTCCTCCCCGAGGCGGCTAA
- a CDS encoding S1C family serine protease, translating into MSFIEFGKTERQTSKIPFSSFRTVEKGMILRNMAVSKVIIVVALAAIFSVGLLAGQALNLGLIPAGESPTVIVTASSTTPATEIASSSTTTTTTSSSSSSSVSSTTLSTTTTATAQGSLGDLTPPQIFKNVEGSVVSISVTLPSGGAQGSGFVFDNKGDIVTNNHVVEGATSIDVTFLNGDTVTAKLVGRDAYADLAVVQVDTSSRKLTPVPLGDSDKLQVGDQILAIGNPFGLSGSMSEGIVSQLGRETQGTGGYMLINLIQIDAVVDPGNSGGPLLNMRGEVVGVNTMILSQSGGFEGVGLSIPSYTVKRVAASLIATGQYKHPYLGVQGTDVTPQIASAMKLSQTKGFLLMQVLQGGPADKAGLKGGTSQTTIAGQTAVLGGDVIIGVDNTNVRKLSDLSLYVERNKSPGDTVVLKIIRDGKEMSVNLVLGERPQPTG; encoded by the coding sequence ATGTCTTTTATAGAGTTCGGGAAAACCGAAAGACAAACCTCAAAAATCCCCTTTTCCTCGTTTAGGACAGTGGAAAAGGGAATGATTCTACGAAATATGGCTGTAAGCAAGGTCATTATAGTCGTCGCATTAGCCGCAATATTCTCAGTAGGACTTCTCGCAGGACAGGCGTTAAACCTCGGATTGATACCCGCAGGAGAATCGCCAACTGTGATCGTAACAGCCTCATCAACAACGCCAGCAACAGAAATCGCTAGTAGCAGCACCACAACTACAACAACATCCTCCTCTTCATCATCCTCGGTTTCTTCAACCACGCTTTCAACCACAACAACAGCTACTGCGCAGGGCAGCTTAGGAGATCTTACACCTCCTCAGATCTTTAAGAACGTCGAAGGCTCGGTTGTATCGATATCTGTAACGTTGCCGAGCGGAGGTGCACAGGGATCCGGCTTCGTGTTCGACAACAAAGGTGACATCGTAACCAACAACCATGTAGTTGAAGGAGCTACATCGATAGATGTAACCTTCTTGAACGGAGATACGGTTACGGCGAAGCTAGTCGGCAGAGACGCTTATGCTGACTTGGCGGTGGTACAGGTCGACACAAGCTCTAGAAAGTTGACGCCTGTACCTCTAGGTGACAGCGATAAGCTGCAGGTGGGTGACCAGATCCTGGCGATAGGAAACCCATTCGGTCTCAGCGGCAGCATGTCGGAGGGAATAGTAAGCCAGCTTGGCAGAGAGACTCAGGGAACAGGTGGATACATGCTGATTAACCTAATTCAGATAGATGCAGTAGTTGACCCCGGGAACTCAGGTGGACCTCTCCTGAACATGAGGGGCGAAGTGGTCGGAGTCAACACGATGATTTTGTCTCAGTCAGGAGGCTTCGAAGGAGTCGGCCTATCAATTCCATCCTACACCGTGAAACGAGTAGCCGCCTCACTAATAGCTACAGGCCAATACAAACACCCCTACCTTGGAGTACAAGGCACCGATGTAACACCGCAGATAGCATCCGCAATGAAGCTAAGTCAAACCAAAGGCTTCCTATTGATGCAGGTACTACAGGGAGGACCAGCTGACAAAGCCGGTCTAAAAGGTGGAACATCACAGACAACCATAGCTGGACAAACCGCTGTACTAGGAGGAGACGTAATCATAGGCGTAGACAACACAAACGTCAGAAAACTCTCCGACCTCTCACTATACGTTGAACGTAACAAGAGCCCCGGCGACACAGTAGTCTTGAAAATTATCCGCGACGGCAAAGAAATGTCGGTTAACCTAGTGCTAGGCGAAAGACCTCAGCCCACAGGATAA
- a CDS encoding ribbon-helix-helix domain-containing protein, with amino-acid sequence MQSGERDMSLDGMRGKEVSKTSAVSVPETLLARAEPLVKEKGFDSISEYVLSLLREDISRYDADQITEYLKPVEMERIKQRLRSLGYL; translated from the coding sequence ATGCAATCAGGCGAAAGAGACATGAGCCTAGACGGGATGAGAGGTAAAGAAGTATCTAAGACCTCGGCAGTATCTGTTCCGGAAACCCTTCTTGCGAGAGCAGAGCCGCTAGTTAAGGAGAAAGGCTTCGACTCCATTTCTGAATATGTGCTCTCCCTCCTACGCGAAGATATCTCCAGATATGACGCGGATCAGATAACCGAGTATCTTAAACCAGTTGAGATGGAGCGTATTAAACAGCGGCTCAGGAGTTTAGGTTATCTCTAG
- the sat gene encoding sulfate adenylyltransferase — MVSRVHGGKLVNQVAASNRRKALLKEVDELPKVELNYESAVDVESIAYGVYSPLEGFMNGEEYRSVLDEMRLPNDLPWTIPIVLDASKDSVKDVKPGDTVALSAPGNVSIAAMHIEDIYSYDKREYSEKVFRTADPKHPGVAKVHQLKEVLLGGQIEVFKDVENPFERYTLSPAETRVLFKEKGWKTIVGFQTRNAPHIGHEYIQKSALAFIDGVFVNPVIGRKKQGDFKDEVIVEAYRSLIDNYYQKDTAVMSILRYEMKYAGPREAILHAIIRKNFGCTHFAVGRDHAGVGNYYGPYDAQEIFKEFPDLGVTPVFFREFYYCKKCVAIVNERICPHTGEDRVGFSGTKMRDMIVQGLRPPSEIMRPEVADAILKFKNPFVE, encoded by the coding sequence ATGGTTTCAAGAGTACACGGCGGAAAGCTGGTAAACCAAGTCGCTGCGAGTAATCGACGGAAAGCTCTGCTCAAGGAGGTTGACGAACTGCCCAAGGTGGAGCTGAACTACGAGTCAGCAGTAGACGTCGAGAGCATCGCTTACGGCGTATACAGTCCTTTAGAAGGCTTCATGAACGGTGAAGAATATCGATCTGTTTTAGATGAAATGCGGCTGCCAAATGACCTCCCTTGGACTATACCCATAGTTCTAGATGCGTCAAAAGACTCAGTCAAGGATGTAAAGCCGGGTGACACAGTAGCTTTGAGCGCCCCCGGAAACGTGTCGATAGCCGCTATGCATATCGAAGACATCTACAGCTACGATAAGCGAGAATACTCAGAGAAGGTCTTTCGAACTGCTGATCCCAAGCATCCTGGTGTAGCTAAAGTTCACCAGCTCAAAGAAGTATTGTTGGGCGGCCAGATCGAGGTGTTCAAAGATGTAGAGAACCCCTTCGAACGCTATACGCTCAGCCCAGCTGAGACACGTGTCCTGTTCAAGGAAAAAGGTTGGAAGACGATAGTAGGCTTCCAGACCCGGAACGCTCCTCACATAGGGCATGAGTACATCCAAAAATCAGCTCTAGCCTTCATAGACGGTGTATTCGTAAACCCCGTCATCGGCAGAAAGAAGCAGGGTGACTTCAAGGACGAGGTGATAGTGGAGGCCTATAGGAGTCTCATAGACAACTACTACCAGAAAGACACTGCGGTTATGAGCATACTGCGCTACGAAATGAAGTACGCAGGCCCCAGAGAAGCTATCTTACATGCGATAATTCGAAAGAACTTCGGATGCACACACTTCGCGGTAGGAAGAGACCATGCGGGAGTAGGCAACTACTACGGCCCCTATGATGCTCAAGAAATCTTCAAAGAGTTCCCTGACCTCGGAGTAACTCCCGTGTTCTTCCGCGAGTTCTACTACTGCAAAAAATGCGTCGCCATAGTTAACGAGAGAATTTGCCCTCACACCGGAGAGGACAGAGTAGGATTCAGCGGCACGAAAATGCGAGACATGATAGTACAAGGTCTCAGACCGCCGTCAGAAATAATGCGGCCTGAAGTAGCTGATGCGATACTAAAATTCAAGAACCCCTTCGTCGAATAG
- a CDS encoding phosphoadenylyl-sulfate reductase — protein MTKTLDVEGLNRQLEEKSPQQVLEWALSEFHPKISLASSFGAEDMVLTDMLRKMNPDARIFALETGRLHQETYDLMDKAREKYGDFEIFYPDTAHLEEITRNHGLNLFYRSMTLRKLCCEVRKVEPLKRALSDLDAWITGLRRDQASTRVAVQKVEVDTLHGGIIKINPLADQTSEDVWRYIRNNNVPYNALHDNGYPSIGCEPCTRAVKPGEDPRAGRWWWEPREASECGLHKK, from the coding sequence ATGACTAAAACATTAGATGTAGAGGGTTTGAATCGACAGCTTGAGGAAAAGTCTCCTCAACAGGTTCTTGAATGGGCGCTAAGTGAGTTCCATCCGAAGATCTCGCTCGCATCTAGCTTCGGAGCCGAGGATATGGTATTGACTGATATGCTTAGAAAGATGAATCCTGACGCAAGAATCTTTGCTCTTGAAACAGGGAGGCTTCACCAAGAAACATACGATTTAATGGATAAGGCGCGAGAGAAGTACGGCGACTTCGAGATATTCTACCCTGATACCGCTCATCTGGAAGAGATTACTAGAAACCACGGCCTAAACCTCTTCTACAGAAGTATGACGCTGCGAAAACTGTGCTGCGAAGTTAGAAAGGTTGAGCCGTTAAAGCGAGCACTTTCAGATCTCGACGCATGGATAACAGGTTTGAGAAGAGATCAGGCATCAACAAGAGTAGCGGTGCAGAAGGTAGAGGTTGACACGCTCCACGGCGGCATAATCAAGATTAACCCATTAGCCGATCAAACATCTGAAGACGTCTGGAGATACATACGAAACAACAATGTTCCCTACAACGCGCTTCACGACAACGGCTACCCAAGCATAGGCTGCGAACCCTGTACACGCGCAGTCAAACCCGGAGAAGATCCCCGTGCTGGCCGCTGGTGGTGGGAGCCACGAGAAGCCAGCGAATGCGGCCTACACAAGAAGTAA
- a CDS encoding substrate-binding domain-containing protein: protein MSFKTGFAGNRGKFVLATILIIAVGLVLLYFAFSPQPFQDKSKGATSSSSSITGSQPLDNLQGQVTLSGAWALYPMAVVWGEEFQKLHPNVKVEVSAGGAGKGMADALGGLVDIGMVSRDIDPAEVAKGAYPIAVTKDAVVATINSNNPVLKDIETKGVTREIFIGIFIDGTIKTWGEVVGRPEIKDEIHVYTRSDAAGAPEIWAKYLGKKQENLKGIGVYGDPGVLAAVQKDPLGIGYNNYNYVFDMKSGLPVAGVKIAPFDVDKNGKVDSNEDISTKAKTVQAIKSGVFPHPPARVEYFVTKDQPSGLEKEFIKWVLIEGQRFVDENGYIELPKETIDDSLGRVG from the coding sequence ATGTCATTCAAAACTGGGTTTGCCGGAAATAGAGGCAAATTCGTCTTAGCGACGATTCTGATTATCGCAGTAGGGTTGGTATTGTTATACTTCGCCTTCTCTCCTCAACCGTTCCAAGATAAGTCTAAAGGCGCCACCAGCAGCTCTAGTAGCATTACTGGTTCACAACCTCTTGATAATCTTCAGGGGCAAGTTACATTGTCAGGTGCTTGGGCGTTATATCCGATGGCCGTGGTTTGGGGTGAGGAGTTCCAGAAGCTGCATCCCAATGTTAAGGTGGAGGTTTCAGCTGGAGGTGCAGGAAAGGGTATGGCTGATGCGTTAGGCGGCCTAGTTGATATCGGGATGGTTTCAAGAGATATTGATCCAGCTGAGGTGGCTAAAGGTGCTTATCCGATTGCTGTGACAAAAGATGCGGTAGTTGCTACAATCAACTCTAACAACCCGGTGCTGAAGGACATCGAAACTAAGGGTGTCACCAGAGAGATTTTCATCGGCATCTTCATCGACGGAACCATCAAAACTTGGGGTGAAGTAGTTGGGAGGCCAGAGATAAAAGACGAGATACATGTGTACACTAGGAGTGACGCGGCTGGCGCACCGGAAATCTGGGCGAAATATCTCGGAAAGAAGCAGGAGAATCTGAAGGGCATAGGCGTATACGGCGATCCTGGAGTTCTAGCGGCCGTGCAGAAGGATCCTCTGGGTATTGGTTACAACAATTACAACTACGTGTTTGATATGAAGAGCGGGTTGCCCGTCGCCGGTGTAAAGATCGCTCCGTTTGACGTAGATAAGAACGGTAAGGTTGATTCGAACGAGGATATCAGCACAAAGGCAAAAACGGTTCAGGCGATAAAGAGCGGCGTATTTCCACACCCACCGGCCCGAGTGGAGTATTTCGTGACAAAAGACCAACCATCAGGGCTTGAAAAGGAGTTCATCAAATGGGTGCTTATTGAGGGTCAGAGGTTTGTTGACGAGAACGGCTACATCGAACTGCCCAAGGAAACCATTGATGACTCACTGGGAAGGGTCGGGTAG
- a CDS encoding TlpA family protein disulfide reductase encodes MNFRLIVAVSVVVLVVVASSLFILSAPTTHPPISQTTTDTTTPKPYLENGFGNIPLEDINGKQIYLKNYQGKIVVLEFMTTWDLSSGQQIKILKNEFYPKYNSTNLVILLVTIDQNDNPDFIRKFITKTGIEWAVL; translated from the coding sequence ATGAATTTTAGGCTGATTGTGGCTGTTAGCGTTGTTGTTTTGGTAGTAGTTGCCTCTAGCCTGTTCATCCTTAGCGCACCGACAACTCATCCACCGATTAGTCAGACCACAACAGACACCACAACGCCTAAACCATACTTAGAAAATGGCTTCGGAAACATCCCATTAGAAGATATCAACGGTAAACAGATCTATCTGAAGAACTATCAAGGAAAGATAGTTGTTCTTGAATTTATGACGACTTGGGATTTATCAAGTGGACAGCAGATAAAGATCTTAAAAAATGAATTCTATCCTAAGTATAATTCTACGAACCTTGTCATCCTTTTGGTTACCATTGATCAAAACGACAACCCTGATTTCATACGTAAATTCATAACTAAAACAGGAATCGAGTGGGCTGTGTTGTGA
- a CDS encoding MarR family transcriptional regulator — protein MIYFVNHLSPSTKLVLKVLTEKGQITQKDLIRETSLPKRTVNHAVRKLKSCNLLKVKYNFNDLRQKYYVCLTCDEECPIKQRDE, from the coding sequence GTGATTTACTTTGTTAACCACCTCTCACCCTCAACTAAACTAGTTCTCAAGGTTCTCACAGAGAAAGGGCAAATTACACAAAAGGATCTCATAAGGGAGACCTCTCTACCAAAGAGAACGGTTAACCACGCGGTTAGGAAGCTGAAAAGCTGCAATTTGCTGAAGGTGAAATACAATTTTAATGATCTGAGGCAAAAGTACTACGTTTGCCTCACCTGCGACGAAGAGTGCCCAATTAAACAGAGGGATGAATAA
- the pstC gene encoding phosphate ABC transporter permease subunit PstC → MQIRRLKDTISSSAMLATTAFAGSLALIVILALYLRSKPILDTKPLSELLLNSSWLPSQGSFGLYPAILSTLYVTAIAMLIAVPLSILSAIYLAEYAKESLRRRVLPLVDLLAGIPPVVYGVWGVLTIVPFVAYIAPVAGSLGIPLISAGRFSTGFSLLSGGIVLAIMVFPVIISITVQVFRSVPFEVREASLSMGATQWQTVKHALMRVALPGIAAAVILGFSRALGETMAVLMVVGNVFMIPSSVFDPAYPLPALIANNYGEMMSIPLYDSALLLAALILMLIILLFTVAARLILIRIERRIAVG, encoded by the coding sequence GTGCAGATTAGACGCCTAAAGGACACAATCTCAAGCAGTGCGATGCTGGCTACTACAGCCTTCGCAGGTAGTCTTGCACTCATAGTTATACTCGCGCTTTACCTGCGATCAAAACCTATTCTTGACACCAAGCCTCTTTCAGAGTTACTTCTTAACAGCAGCTGGCTGCCTTCTCAAGGCAGCTTCGGGTTATACCCTGCGATACTAAGTACGCTTTACGTAACCGCTATCGCGATGCTTATAGCTGTACCGCTTAGCATTCTAAGTGCAATTTACCTTGCGGAGTACGCTAAGGAGAGTCTAAGACGAAGAGTTCTACCACTGGTAGACCTACTCGCAGGGATACCGCCTGTGGTTTACGGTGTATGGGGCGTACTTACTATTGTTCCATTCGTCGCATATATCGCGCCGGTTGCAGGAAGTCTCGGGATACCGCTCATAAGCGCAGGAAGATTCTCTACAGGTTTCAGTCTTCTATCTGGCGGTATTGTGCTTGCAATAATGGTGTTTCCAGTTATTATTTCGATTACGGTGCAGGTGTTTAGATCGGTGCCCTTTGAGGTTAGAGAGGCTTCTCTTTCCATGGGGGCTACTCAGTGGCAGACTGTGAAGCATGCTTTGATGCGAGTCGCTTTGCCCGGGATAGCTGCTGCGGTAATCTTAGGATTTTCACGTGCGCTAGGGGAAACTATGGCTGTCCTTATGGTCGTGGGCAACGTGTTCATGATACCATCGTCGGTGTTTGACCCCGCGTACCCACTGCCTGCGCTTATTGCAAACAACTACGGTGAAATGATGTCTATCCCGTTGTACGACTCTGCGCTTCTTCTCGCCGCCCTTATTCTGATGCTCATTATTCTACTATTCACGGTTGCAGCGCGACTAATACTGATAAGAATTGAGAGGAGGATAGCAGTTGGATAG
- a CDS encoding ABC transporter permease subunit produces the protein MDRLREERLFKALMRFSLAVVVGSLFAVVAVVILNGAPALTPSMLTQTPKGGYYLGKEGGILNAIIGSLYLAFGSVLLALTISLPVALSLQKDYIKKTKIAYYIRLSLDVLWGTPSIVYGAFGFTVMLYLGMRASLLGGIIVLTLLQIPIMIRAMDETVRLVPAELKETSYSLGTTRFETAFKVVIIQVLPGIATAVLLAFGRSIGDAASILFTAGYTDNIPGSLLDPVASLPLAVFFQLGTPFPEVQQRAYASALILLIIVLVVSVVSRALGQRFSKHILR, from the coding sequence TTGGATAGGTTACGTGAAGAACGTCTCTTCAAGGCTCTGATGCGCTTCTCGTTAGCCGTGGTTGTAGGAAGCCTCTTCGCGGTCGTAGCTGTAGTAATTTTGAACGGCGCTCCAGCCTTAACGCCATCCATGTTAACACAAACACCTAAGGGCGGATACTATCTAGGAAAGGAAGGTGGAATCCTCAACGCGATCATCGGCTCACTCTACCTGGCATTTGGAAGTGTTCTTCTAGCTCTGACGATTAGTCTGCCAGTTGCTCTTTCACTGCAAAAAGATTACATTAAGAAGACAAAGATAGCGTATTACATCCGTCTTTCCCTCGACGTTCTATGGGGTACACCCTCAATAGTGTATGGTGCGTTCGGCTTCACTGTAATGCTATACTTGGGAATGAGGGCGTCACTTCTAGGAGGAATAATCGTTCTAACACTTCTGCAGATCCCTATAATGATACGCGCGATGGATGAGACCGTGAGGCTGGTTCCAGCTGAGCTGAAGGAAACATCATATTCTTTAGGCACAACAAGGTTCGAAACAGCCTTCAAAGTTGTGATAATACAGGTGTTACCTGGTATAGCGACAGCGGTGCTCTTAGCCTTTGGCAGAAGCATCGGAGACGCAGCATCAATTCTTTTCACTGCAGGCTACACTGACAATATACCTGGATCTCTTCTAGACCCTGTAGCGTCTCTACCGTTAGCGGTCTTCTTCCAGCTGGGTACACCGTTCCCTGAAGTGCAGCAGCGGGCTTATGCCTCAGCACTTATATTACTGATAATTGTCCTTGTGGTGAGCGTTGTTTCGAGAGCGTTGGGACAGAGGTTCTCAAAACACATCTTAAGATAG
- a CDS encoding phosphate ABC transporter ATP-binding protein, which yields MPHISIRNLKVSYGEHNALRDITVDIPDGEITAIIGPSGCGKTTLLKSLNRLIELHDEVKVEGKVLIDGDNIYDPKADLLTLRKKVGFLSQKPCPLPMSIYDNIAFGPRIHGVKGNRILEQIDELEKHCPNYEVCPANARKTAQSRKNGEMDLLVECYLRLAGLWDEVKDRLRTPASKLSVGQQQRLALARTLSVKPEVILADEPTSSLDPVSAHLIEEQFQMLKENYTIVLVTHTLRQARRIADHAIFLYLGELIEQGPANKVLCAPCEAKTCSYISGEIS from the coding sequence ATGCCGCATATCAGTATACGTAACTTAAAGGTTAGCTACGGAGAACATAACGCACTTAGAGACATTACAGTAGACATTCCAGATGGAGAGATTACTGCTATAATCGGTCCCTCAGGCTGCGGTAAGACGACGCTTCTCAAGAGCTTGAACCGCCTTATTGAGCTGCATGACGAGGTTAAGGTCGAAGGGAAGGTTTTGATAGACGGGGATAACATCTATGACCCCAAGGCGGATCTTCTTACTCTGAGGAAAAAGGTTGGTTTCCTCTCACAGAAACCCTGCCCATTACCAATGTCAATCTACGACAATATCGCATTCGGCCCCAGAATCCACGGAGTTAAAGGCAATAGGATTCTTGAACAGATAGATGAGCTCGAGAAGCACTGCCCCAACTATGAAGTATGTCCAGCAAACGCGCGTAAAACAGCTCAAAGCCGTAAGAACGGTGAAATGGATCTACTCGTAGAATGCTACCTACGCCTCGCAGGTCTATGGGATGAAGTTAAAGATAGACTGCGCACCCCAGCTTCAAAGTTGTCAGTGGGCCAGCAACAGAGGCTAGCATTAGCCAGAACATTATCGGTCAAGCCTGAGGTCATCCTTGCTGATGAACCCACCTCATCTCTAGACCCAGTATCAGCCCACCTCATTGAAGAGCAGTTCCAAATGTTGAAGGAGAACTACACTATCGTACTGGTAACTCACACTCTTCGTCAAGCTCGAAGAATAGCTGATCACGCCATCTTCCTCTATCTTGGAGAACTCATAGAGCAGGGTCCTGCAAACAAAGTTCTCTGCGCTCCCTGTGAGGCAAAAACATGTTCGTATATCTCCGGCGAAATTAGCTAA
- a CDS encoding glycosyltransferase family 4 protein, whose translation MPCENLNVLYITPFFIPVIGGVESVVYETSIGLVKNGHKPTVLTSSISNRPDREHLQGVEVIRTNLLDVPETGSIDANLFSPKNVSKFFEQIISELDVDVIHLHNYQMKQYAMFLISFLQGANTSQPPMIDTIHNTTEDPFAHYLLSYLPFSKVVALTSKSAFDLIKGGVPTSKIEVIPNTLDTDKFANADGSNIRKKLGVDNDEPIILFPSRLVGREKNSFKYEDGKGLQILLRALPLVKREIPNVKLLLIGNDPVYPDVVRQIREAIAQTASTLGAKDSVLFLDHDLPQEQIPSVFAASDIVVSLGATECFGMVFLEGMAAGKPVIGANSIDNGVPEVVLDGKTGVLVPANDPWSTAKSIIKLLSDKKKAQQMGREGRKWVKQNFDVDAILPRLLDLYGRCI comes from the coding sequence ATGCCTTGTGAAAACCTCAATGTGCTTTACATCACACCTTTCTTCATACCTGTGATAGGCGGAGTCGAATCTGTAGTATACGAAACATCAATCGGGCTTGTGAAGAACGGCCACAAACCCACTGTTCTCACCAGCAGCATCTCAAACCGCCCTGACCGGGAGCATCTTCAAGGCGTAGAGGTGATTAGGACAAACCTGCTTGATGTCCCTGAAACAGGATCTATCGACGCCAACCTGTTCAGCCCCAAAAACGTCTCAAAATTCTTTGAGCAAATTATCAGCGAGTTAGATGTAGATGTCATCCATCTGCATAACTATCAGATGAAGCAGTACGCAATGTTCCTCATCAGCTTCCTACAAGGAGCGAATACATCACAGCCTCCAATGATCGACACTATACATAACACCACTGAAGACCCATTCGCTCACTACCTGCTGTCATATCTCCCCTTCTCGAAGGTAGTTGCCTTAACCTCTAAATCAGCATTCGACCTCATAAAAGGCGGTGTCCCAACCAGCAAAATCGAGGTCATCCCGAACACTCTTGACACAGACAAGTTCGCTAACGCGGACGGCAGCAACATACGAAAAAAGCTCGGAGTAGACAATGACGAACCCATCATCCTATTCCCCTCCAGACTCGTAGGCAGAGAAAAGAACTCATTCAAATACGAGGATGGGAAAGGCCTGCAAATACTGCTAAGAGCTCTGCCCTTAGTGAAACGCGAAATACCTAACGTTAAGCTACTCCTAATCGGTAATGATCCTGTTTACCCGGACGTAGTGCGTCAAATAAGGGAGGCCATAGCGCAAACAGCCTCCACACTCGGCGCTAAAGACAGCGTTCTATTCCTAGATCATGACCTACCTCAAGAACAGATACCGTCCGTGTTCGCAGCCTCCGACATAGTTGTCAGCCTCGGCGCAACCGAATGCTTCGGCATGGTCTTCCTGGAAGGGATGGCCGCTGGGAAACCAGTCATCGGAGCCAACTCAATCGATAATGGTGTACCCGAAGTTGTTCTCGACGGAAAAACCGGTGTCTTAGTGCCTGCGAACGATCCTTGGAGCACCGCCAAGAGCATCATAAAGCTCCTCTCCGACAAGAAAAAGGCTCAACAGATGGGGCGGGAAGGAAGGAAATGGGTAAAACAAAACTTCGATGTGGACGCGATTCTCCCACGGCTGCTCGACCTGTACGGCCGCTGCATATAG